The following DNA comes from Halalkaliarchaeum sp. AArc-CO.
CCGACGAGTTCATCGACGCCGTCCATACCTACCTGATTCAAAACTATGTCGCAGACGAGGCGTAAGCGAACGACGACGCTGGCCGGCGAGCAAGTGATCTACGAGGTCTCGCGGAGCGACGACGCCACACAGCCCCGGATCGACGCGGGGATCGACGGGATTACCGTCATTGTACCCTCAGACGCCCACGAGGATCCGGAGGCGATCCTGTCGGAAAACGCGACATGGGTGCTCGACAAGAAGGCGAAGTTCGAGCGCTATCGGGACGACGTCCCGGATCGAACGTTCGAGCCCGGTGAAACGTTCCCGTACCTGGGCGAAGAGCACGAACTCGTCGTCGAGCCCCGACAGAAGTCCGTCGTCGAGGACGAGACAATCCGTCTCCGACGAAGCGCGGTCGAACAGTCGTCGGTCAAGCGGGCCCTTCGGAACTTCTACCGACGTCAGGCCCGCGAATATCTCTCCGAGCGTCTCGACCACTTCGCCGACGAGATGGGGCTGGAGTACGACGGCCTCGAAATCAGGAACCAGCGGACCCGCTGGGGGAGTTGTTCGACGAACGGCACGATCAGCCTGAACTGGCGGCTGCTGATGGCCCCGCAGGACATCGTCGACTACGTGGTCGTCCACGAACTCGCCCACCTACGAGAGCCCAATCACACCGACGCTTTCTGGTCGCTCGTGGCCGAGCACGATCCCCGCTACGAGGCACACGCCGAGTGGCTGGAGGAGCACAGCGCCAGACTCGTGTTCAGTCGCGAGGATCTCTAGGTCGTCCCGACCCGTGGAACCCGCTGTGAGCCGTCTCTGACACCCACGATGAAGTAAGACTACCCATACCACTCAGCCATCGTCGGATGATCACGAGAGGGGTCACAGAGGCGTCCCCAGGAGGCTGAGAGAGGCCTCAGGTTCGTGTGACTGACCGAAACCCGGACTGCTGACGCTGGCTGCGCCGGAGGGATCGAGGAAGAGAGCAGGAGGTGATTCTGAAGATCTCTGGGGTGTCGCTGACGGTTCAGACGGAGTCTGGATCCCTGTCGGTAAGCGCCGACAAGAGGTACACCCCGTTTTGGGTCAGCCCGTAGATTTTCCTGTCGCCATCCTCCTCGACCACCTCGATCATGCCCTCATCTCGAAGCTCCTTCAGATGCGTATATATGTATCCGTGAGACAGATCGAGACGCTCCGCGAGGAGGTATCCGTGCGCCGACTCCTCGGCCAGCGCCTCCAAGATGTCCACCTTGGTTTTCGGCACCAAACCCATCACTGGAAATGCTGACCGGTGAGGCCGAAAGTGATAGAACAGCGTTCTCTGAGGGGTCAGAAGAAACAAACAAGTAAGGAGAAGGAACAATAAAGTCTGATAGGAGATGGCGTCCAGACGTGGAATCCTGAAGAAAGGCGCGATAGGAGGGGGCTTAGTCTTCGGTGGGCTGGTAGTAATCGGAGGACTCGCGTCTGAGACGGGTCTCATCGAGGATCCTCAGGATAACAACGACAGTGAGGACGAAACCTCTGGTAATGCAGAGTCAGACGGCGGGGGGACCAGTTCTCAGGATGACGGCACCAGTGAGACGAGTCAAGCCCGCGAGACGCTCCGAGACGAGCGGCTTGATACACAGACCCGATGGCCCCACGAGTTCGAGGCTGGCGATACTCTCTACGTCACCATCGAGGTCGACGAAAGTGGACCGGCTGGGTTCACGATTTTCCACGACGAAGAGCGCGATGTGGAAGAGTCCTGGATCGTCGAACTCGAAGATACAATCGAGTACGAGATCGAACTCGATGGTTTACACCAGTTAGTCGTGGATCCAAACGGGGTCGTTGACGTCGTTATCGAGGTCGAAGAGGCAAGAGACTGATGCAGGGATCACACGATACCTGTGGGGGGCACCGTCGGTGACGAGCTATGGACTTCGAGACTGAGCAAGCGACACGGTATCAGCGTATTATCGACCTCCTCTCACCCCCGGATGGAACTCCAACATCGACCGCGAAGCTGGAGGGAGAACTCGAAGGGGAATCGGACGACATCCACGAGGCGATTACGGACTTAATCGCCTTCGGAGAACTGGAACTGGTAAATTCGAGCCAACATGGCCGAGTTCGACTCCATCAACCGACGCCATCGACGAAGGCCCAAGCGACGTTAACCGATCCAACCGAATACGTCTGGCACGCCTATATCACTGAGAGGGACGGACTCGGACGGACCCGAGCCCGGCGTTTATTCAAGGACCGAGAGGTCGCCGAGGAGCACCTGAAACAGATCGTCAACGTCGAAACTCTCACTCCCGTTCCCGGTATCAAGAAGGTCTGGTGTGCGTCTCTCGGGAGTAAAGGATACACCCCTGAGTACGCTGTCCTCAGGAGAGAGCCCGTCTTTCAGCAAGCCGATGATCCGTATCCAGAGTCACGGTAGGACGTCTGACACTCGTCGACGACTGAAGGTCCGAGAGCCGGGTGACAGCGCCGGTTGCGAGGGGCCAGCGAACGACTGAGCGGGGAGACTCAGCCCAGACCGAGGTTGCCATCACGGGGGCGACATCCCGACAAAGACGACCCTCAGTCCCGTGGTCGACGCTGAGAGTACAGCGGGCCTCTCCAGTGCCGTTAGCCGAGGATCGAGTTGATCAAGGCCCATACCGTCTCCAAACGCTTCGAGTGTGAGCAGAGCCGTCCACGACCGGTCAGACGAGTAGAGAATCGGCTTGTGGAGGGACGGGTCGGAAGGTAGCGCCGGCGGAACCGAAACCCGGAACTTCGGGTTCGGACGCTCCGGAGGGACCGCCAGTGAGTGCGGGACCAGACTGTCAAGACGTGAGGGGTCCAAAGAGCCTTGATGGTGGCAGTTATTCATCATAAACATGGACGACTCCCTAACATACCACATCAACAAAGCGCTGACCTACGAGGAAGACGACCGGGAAGATCCTGATCCCGACGACGAAAAGCTCGATGTGTTCAACCAAGGCTGGCGAAAAGGCGTTGATACTGACCAGGAAGACTACGGTGAGCGTGCCCACAGTAGCCTCTCGTGGCACAATCTCGGATATCGTCTTGGGATGCTATTCGGTCCGACGTCTACGGAGCTACGCGAAAAGATGTACTTCTGGTGCGTCGAGCAAATGAGAGAGGAGTAGACCAGTAACGAGGGAAGACAGGGTCCTCGGACACGAGAGTCGTCGCTGAGGGTTCAGACGGCCACGAGTACGATCACTGGCAAGTCGAGATCGTAGCCGAGACCGCATTCGACTGGCGTGAACTGCCGGGCGAGTTACCCACGCTGAACCCTCAGACGGAGTTCTGGGTGAGGTCGGGGTACCACAGTCGAGGGAACCACCCGGAGGGAAATCGTCTGAACCTTCAGACGAGACCGAGGGTCTCTCGGCCCTGACTGACCCATCCCGACGCCGTCTTTATCGGCTCCCAACACGTACCGAGCCCCATGAGCGAGGACGAGACGGCCCGCTCGCCAGAAGAACAGGAGGTTCTCGATCAGGTCGCCGAGGACCGGGGCGAGGAGTTCGCCGAAGAGAACGAGGAACTGATCCTCGCCGACGCCAAGCGACTGGGCCTGATCTGACGTCACGAGCCCGTGGGAAGTCGACGGGGATAGAAGTCGCTGAAGGTTCAGACGGGTCGGGGATGACGGCGGCACGAGAAGAGGGACCTTTCCACTTCATCGCTGAGGGTTCAGACGAGGCCGGGCCAACAAGGGTCGAGAGCAGAGCGACGAGAGGCGATGGTAGCGAACGCGCTTCTCGAACCACCCGACTGGGAAGGGCGAGGGGTAGCACCGAGATCGGCTCGTGTTGTCGCTGGGGTCCCCAGAAGGCCCACCAGAGCCGATCGACGGGGATGCAAGAGACGGAGACCAATACCCCTCGCCGAACGTCCAAGGTTCGAGAGACGGCTCTGTGAGGGGCTGGCGAGGGCTACAGAGCCAGTATGGGGCTTAGGACTACCTCCTGTCGGCCGCGACGAGTATGACGGTGACAAAAACTAACCTTCTGGCCTACGAACCCCTGGGTTGAACCCGCGCTGCGGAGAGTTGACCGGGGTACCCGTTCGACTCACTCGGCGTATATGGGCGGTATATGCGATGATCCCGTCGCTGTACGTCGAACGTACTTCGGCTGAAAACCGAGTCCGCCCTCCCCGATTTGAACGGGGGGCAAGCCGATCTACAGTCGGCTGCTCTACCAGGCTGAGCTAAGGGCGGTCACTGTATCGTAGGCGCGTCTCACAATTTAAGGGTTCTCATTCGAACTGCCCGAGCCGGCTGCCAGCCCTTGGTTCCCCCGACGCCCCCGGTGGTTCGCTGGCTCGTGAGGTTTTAGACGACGGGTCCGAAAGTGCAGGTAACGCGCATGGCGAACGAAGACGACGGCCGACAGGCGACCTTCGGCTCTGACGGAAGCCTCGAAACCGACACGCCGCCTGAAGCAACGGGACAAAACGACTTCGGCGAGCAGAAAGACCCCGACGAAACCGACGGCGGCTACAACCGATACGCCGTCTCCAGCCTGCTCCAGAAGGCGGTTCGACGCTCCGACGAGGAGGTCGCCGCCTGGGCCGCCTGGGAGCTCGCCCGCTCCGGATACGCCTGGAACCTCTGGGACCGACTCAACCTCTACGTGGTCGAGGATCTCCGGGCCGGCCACGAGGTTGCGCTCCTGATCGAACGCTACGAACAGCTCGCAACCGAGCG
Coding sequences within:
- a CDS encoding SprT family zinc-dependent metalloprotease, with product MSQTRRKRTTTLAGEQVIYEVSRSDDATQPRIDAGIDGITVIVPSDAHEDPEAILSENATWVLDKKAKFERYRDDVPDRTFEPGETFPYLGEEHELVVEPRQKSVVEDETIRLRRSAVEQSSVKRALRNFYRRQAREYLSERLDHFADEMGLEYDGLEIRNQRTRWGSCSTNGTISLNWRLLMAPQDIVDYVVVHELAHLREPNHTDAFWSLVAEHDPRYEAHAEWLEEHSARLVFSREDL
- a CDS encoding winged helix-turn-helix domain-containing protein encodes the protein MGLVPKTKVDILEALAEESAHGYLLAERLDLSHGYIYTHLKELRDEGMIEVVEEDGDRKIYGLTQNGVYLLSALTDRDPDSV